Sequence from the Corallococcus sp. EGB genome:
CTGGACCTGGACGCGGACATCCACACGCTGGTGCCCGAGTACCCGGTGAAGCAGTGGCCGGTGACGGTGCGGCAGCTGTTGGGCCACCTGGGCGGGGTGCCCACCTACGACAGCCCGAGCGCCGGCAACAACACCCGGCCGGTGACGACGAAGGAGGCCATCGCGCTGTTCGCGGACCGGCCGCTCGTGTCGGAGCCGGGCACGCGCTACCTCTACACGACGTGGGGCTTCAACCTGCTGGGCGCGGCGGTGGAGACGGCCTCCGGCCAGTCCTATCGCGAGTACCTGCGCGACCACGTCTTCGGGCCCGCGAACATGAGCCACGCGGACCTGGATGAACTCAGCACGCGCGATGCGCAGCAGGCGGTGGGCTATCGCGTCTCGGGCGCCACGCTGAAGCCGTCGCGCTTCCTGGACGTCACCAGCCGCTTCGGTGGCGGCGGCACGCGCGCGACGGTGGAGGACCTGCTGAACTTCGCGCGCGCGGTGATGAACAACACGCTGGTGTCCCGCGAGACGATGGGCCGCATGCAGGCGACGATGGCGACGCGCGACGGTCGCATCACGGACTACGGCATGGGCTTCGCGACCTATCCGCTGCGGGGCCACTACATCGTGGCGCACGCGGGGGGGCAGCCGGAGACGACGACGCTGCTGGTGCTGCTGCCGGCGGAGGACACGGCCATCGCGCTCGCCACCAACGTGGAGGATGAGGCGAAGCGGCTGCGCCGGCTGTCCATCCGGTTGATGGAGACGGTGCTGGACGAGGGCGCCCCCGGCCGGGGCGGCCACCTGACGGACCCCGTGGACGCGGTGGTCTACGAGGGCATGGGGCGGCTGACGAGCTACGGGCTCGCGTACCACGACTGGGCCACGCGCGGCCCGGGCACGCTGCCGCCGGAGAAGGACCTGCCGGGGGCCTTCGCGAAGGTGTCCGCGCTCTTCGACCGGGCGGCCATCGCCCGGGACAGCCGGGGCGCGATGGAGCGGATCCGCGGCGCGCACGAGCCGCGCGCCGAGTCGGTCTTCATCCGCGTGGGCGCGCACATGGCGGCCACGGTGGAGAAGGCGCTGGGCGTGGAGCGGCTGCGCGCGTACCGGACGCAGGGCGCGGCGGGCTTCTTCGCGGACTACCTGGCCGCGTGCGAGACCTTGAAGTGTCCGGAGGCGGAGCGCTTCAGCCCGTCCCTGCGGAGTGACGTGGCCCGCTTCGTCGCGGGGTGGAAGCGCGCGGAGGTGCCGGCGCTGAAGCGCACCCGCCTGGAGGCGGTGAAGGATCCGGAGCGGGTGTGGCCCTCGCTGAAGGAGGCGGCGGCGCGCGCCCCCGTGGTGCGGCCGGACTACACGGATGAGATGCTGACGCTGGCGGACCGGGCGAAGCGCAAGCCCGCGGACCGGATGCGCTGGCTGGAGCGCGCGACGGACCTGCAGCCGGACTCGATGGACGCGCACCTGGCGCGGGCGATGGGGCTGCTGGAGGCGGACCGGGAGCAGGAGGCCATTCCCCACGTGCGGGAGGCCTTCGAGACGCCGGAAGGGGCGCTGGTGCTGTCGCCCGCGGGCTTCCTGAAGCGGCTCCTGGACATCCGTTCGCCCAAGGTGGCGCGGGGCCTCTTGCGCGCGGCGGTGACGCTGCACCCGGACGCGCCGGAGCTGTGGGACGCGTTGGCGAAGCGCGAGCGCGCCCTGGGTGACGCGAGCGCGGCGAAGAACGCGCTGGCCCAGGCGAAGCGCGCCCGTCAGGTCCGCGCCGGGCAGGAGGCCCGGGCCCCGAAGGCGCCTGGTGCCGGGGCCCCGTCCGGAGGCGCGCCGACGCAGGACAAGGCCGGGAGCACGTCCCCCACGGCGCCGGTGGAGCCGGAGTCCTCACCGGAGCCGTAGAGGACGAACCGGGCGTGCGTGAGGGTGCCCGGGCCGTGCGAGGATGCGCGGCGATGACGCCCTCCTGTCCTTCCTGTCAGGCCCCCTTCACCCCCGGCGCGGAGACGTGCGCGCGGTGCGGGGCCTCGTTGCTGGTGGCTCCTTCCTTCGGCGGCGCCGACCCCGTCTGCGCCGTGCACCCCGAGTGGCGCAGCGTGGCCACGTGCCAGCGCTGCGGCGCGTTCGCCTGTGCCCGCTGCCTGCGCCAGGGGCCGGAGGGCGCCATCTGCGCGACCTGCCACGAGCGTGAGCCCCTGGCCCCGCTGCCGTGGGACCAGCGCTCGGAGCTGGGGCTGTTCAAGGCGTTCTGGCGGACGTGCTTCGGCATGTTGGTGCGGCCCGCGGACATCGTCCGGGGCGTCAACCCCGACGGGTCCGTGGGCAGCTCCCTGGGCTTCGCGCTGCTGACGGCCATCGTCGGCTTCGTGCCCACGTGCCTCGCCTACCTGGTGCTCCTCGGCGCGGCCATGAGCTTCCTGCCCGGGCTGAACTCGGGGGCGAGCGGCACGGATCCGAAGGCCGTGAGGCTGTGGGCGGTCGGGTTCATGGCGGTCTGGACCGTGCTCGTCCCCCTGTTTGCCACCGGCATCACCCTGGTGAACGCGGGCCTGGACCACCTCATCCTCCGCATGGGCGGCGTGACGCGCGGCTTCTCCGTGACCCTGCGCGCGTACGCCCTCTCCCAGGCGCCGTACATCGCTGGCGTGATTCCCTTCGTCGCCTTGTACGCCGCGCCCTTCTGGGCCACGGGCCTGCGCCTCTACACGTACCGCACGCTGCACCGCACCAGCTGGGGGACGGCGGTCGCGGGCGCGCTCGCGCTGCCCGTGCTCTCCACCTGCCTCTGCTGCGGCGGCTATGCCGCCTTCATGTTCTTCGCCTTCAAGAGCGCCGGGAAGGTCTGACGGCGCGCCTTACTGCTGCCCGGAGGCCGCCGTGGCCCCGTGCGGCACCAGCGACGCGGGCTCCGGCCAGAAGCGCGCGGCCCGCAGGCCGTCGAAGGACGCCGCCAGGCGCCGCGTGCCCACGTCGTAGACGCGCGCCTGCGTCTCGCCCGCGAGCAGCAGCAGGTCCCCGCGCGCCAGCACCCGCACGGGGCTGTGGGGAGGCAGGGCGAGCCCCTCGGGTTCCGCCAGGTGGCCGTCCTCCACCTCCCAGCGCACCGGCATCATCAGCGCGGTCTGCTCGCCCACGGTCCGCCACGCGAACAGCGGGCCGCCCCGCGACTCCACGCGCGCCCAGCCGCCGAACACGTCATGGCCCCGGTGGGGCACCACGGCATCCAGCCGGGCCGCGTCCTGGCTGTCCTCGTCCAGGCCCTGCGCCACCAGCGCGTCCGCGTCCCCGGCCACCGTGGAGGACGCCAGCATCTCCGTCGTGGAGAGCTCGAACACCGCGTCCGCGTCGTCGCGGGTGGCCACCGTCTCGATGCGCTTCCAGGCCCCCGCCTCCAGCCGGTACGCGTGCGCGAGCCCTGGCCCTTCCGCCATCTCAGGGATGGGGATGCGCCGGCCCTCGAAGAGGAAGTCGTCCTCGCGCCGCACCAGCTCGCCCGTGTACGCGGTCAGCGCCACCAGCCGCCCCACCGAGTCGAACCCCACGGCGCCCGTCAGCCCCTCCTCCGGCAACAGCTGCGCCGCGCCCTGGCCGGACGTCAGGTCCACGGTCCACACCCGCCCGGGCCCCCGCGCGCTGCCGGCCGGGTCGCGCACCGCCGCGTGCTTGCCGTCCGGGCTCCACGCCAGTTGCAGCCCCTCGCACGCCGCGTCCACGGTGACCAGGGCCCTGCGTCTGCCGTCCGACTCCAGTCGCAGCCAGGTACAGCCCGACGGCGCCACGTCCTGGAGCACCGACAGTGAAAACGGCGCCACCTTCACCCGGGCCGCCTCCGGCGTGGGGGCGGGCGCGGCCGCGGAGGCCTCCGGGGGCTTCTGGCAGGCGCTCATGAAGAGCAGGGCGCTGACGAGGCTCGAGGTGCGGACCATGTTGAACTCCTCCCGGAAAAAGATGACCTCAAAGGAATATGTCAGAGCACCAGGGGCGAGCGGAAGGCTCCCGGTGCCTGCATGGAGAGGTCGGAGGAGTGGATCAGCCCCGTCGCGCGGCTACAGGGCCATGTACGCGCGGGCCGCGGGGACGGAGTAGAACCTGCCCTCTGGCAGGACATACGCGGTGAGCTTTCCGCCGTAGACGCAGCCGGAGTCCAGGCCCACCGCGAAGGGGTGCTGCTGCAGGCCGCGCATGGCGTCGTGGCCGAAGATGACCAGCTCCGGGCCCTTCCAGAGGCTGCCCCACGGCGCCCCCGCCTCCAGCCGCTTCGACGGCGTCCCGTCCGCCGCGATGCTGCGCAGGTTGAAGAGGAACTCCTCCTTCTGCTCCTCCAGCGCCACGCCCGGCACCAGCCCCGCGTGCACCGCCACCGCGTTCAGCTCCGGGAAGCGCAGATAGGAGGGCAGTCTCTCCATCCAGGCCCAGTCCGCGGCGCTCAGCGTGTCCAGCACCTGCCGGTGCTCCGGCTTGAGCTTCTTGCCCTTCGCCGCGCGGCCGCCGTGCCAGCGCAGCACGTGCGCGTCGTGGTTGCCCTTCACCGCCAGGAAGCCGTGCTCGCGCGCCCGCAGCACCACGCCCGCCGAGTCCGGCCCCTTCGCCACCAGGTCGCCCACCAGCACCACCCGGTCGCCAGGCTTCCAGTCACACGCCTTCAGGAGCGCGTCCAGCTCGGCGGAACAGCCGTGCACATCTCCGATGAAGAGCGTTCGCATCTCCCCCTCTCTTTAACGCACTGTCCGCGAATGCCTTGCCCGGATTCTCGGGAGGCTCGCGTGCGGACGGGCGCTCGCGCGCCGCGTTACTCGGAGGGCGTGCGCAGCAGGCGGCTCAGGCTCACGTCCAACTGGCTGGAGATGAGCCGAAGCACGCTGTCCAACTGCGAACGCGTCAGCCGCAGCCGCTCGGTCAGCCGCTGCCGCGTTCCGTCCAGCAGCTCCTCCTGCGCGCCCACCACCCACCGCGCCGCCGTGGAGCGATGCACGCCGTAGAGGGCCCCCAGCTGGTCGATGCCCAGCCCATCCAGGTATTTCAGCCTCAGGAAGTTGCGCTGCCGGGCGGACAGCGCCGCCAGCGCGGCCTGGAAGGACGCGCTGAACTCCGCGCGGTACGTCTGCTTGAGGTACGCCAGCTCCGGGTCGTCCCCGGGCGCCACCAGCATGGACAGGTCGCCGTCCTCCGACTGCGCCTGCCCCGAGCGCTGCCGCTGCCAGTCCAGCGCCAGCCACAGCGCCGCCGCGCGCACCCAGCCCGCCAGCGGCCCCGTGCCCGGGTACGCCGCCAGCCGCGCCGGGGCCTCCGCGCTGCCCACCAGCATCCGCTGCCGGAGCGCCTGGCGGACCTCGTCCAGCCCGGCCGGGGGCAGCTTCAGCCGCGCCACCGCCGCGTCCACCTCCGGCATCAGGCGCTGCTCGAAGGTGGTCAGCGCCGCGGGCACCCCGTCCGCCGCCGCCCGGGCCAGGTACACGTCCGCCAGGTGCAGCCTGCCCCAGGCGTCCTCGTGGCCGTCCGCGGGCACCAGCCGGGCCAGGTGCGCGGCGAAGCGCGGCCCCTCCAGCGCGATGTCCGGCCAGGACCGCTGGGCCGCGTCCAGGGCCTGGGCCAGCCGCTCCTGGAGGACGGAGAGCGCGCCTGCCGGCTCCGTCTTTCCTCGGGCGGTCATGAAGGCCTGGGCTAGGGGCAATTCCGGGGAGGCCACGGATGGAACACTACCATCGGCCCCTGTCGCGCCGCCGTGTCACCCGTCATGTCGCGCAGACGCTCCCACCTCTCAGGTGTCCCACGGGACACGCTCTCGCGCCGCGCGTGTCCACCCGCGCACGCCCCCCTGGCCGTACGGGGCTGCCCCGTCCGCCCTCGTCCGCCCGAGCGGCATCCAGGCCCCGCGGCCCTCCGGCCACGGCCGCCCATGGCCTGCGCTTTGCTGGTAGAGCCCTCCAGGACGTTGCCTGGTGCGGAGGTACGAACGTGGAGGAAGTCAGTGGTGGGCTCGGAGCCGGGCTCGGAGCCGGGCCGGGTGACGCGGTGTACTCCTCGTGGCTGGAGGTGAGCGCGTCCCACCTCCAGCACAACGTGGCGGCGTTCCGCGCGCTGGAGTCCTCTGGCCCGACGCCCAGGGCGCTGGGCGTGGTGCTCAAGGGCAACGCGTACGGCCACGGCCTGGCCCAGGTGCTGCCGCTGGTGCACGCGGGCGTGGACGTCCTCTACTTCATCGCGCCGCAGGACGCGCTCACGGTGCGCGCGCACGAGTCCGCGCACGGCCTGCCCGCGCGGCAGGTGGTGGTGCTGGGCGCGGTGGCCCCGGAGGAGGCCGTCGTGCTGGCGCGCCAGGGCATCGACGTGGTGGTGGCGGACCGCTCCTGGGCGGACGCGGTGCCCGCCCTGCGCGCGGCGAAGCTGCCGCGCCCCCTGCGCGTGCACGTGCACATCGACACGGGGCTGGGCCGCGAGGGCTTCACGCTGGACCAGCTGCCGCGTGAGACGCGGTTCCTCGCGGACGCGCCGGACGTGTTCGAGCCGGTGGGCGTGCTCAGCCACTTCGCCAACACGGAGGACGTGACGGAGCAGGGCTACGCGCTGGCGCAACTGGATGCGTTCGAGACGGCGCTGAAGCACCTGGACGCCCAGCTCAGGCCCTCGAAGCCGTTACAGCGGCACATCGCCGCGAGCGCCGCGGCGCTGGTGCTGCCCCGGGCGCGCTACGAGGCCGCTCGCGTGGGCATCTCGCTGTACGGGCTGTGGCCGTCCCCGGAGACGCGGCTGTCCGCGCGGCTGGTGCTGGGGGAGCTGCCGGTGCTCAAGCCGGTGCTGTCGTGGCGGTGCAGGAGCCAGGTGGTGAAGTGGCTGCCGGCGGGCGCCTACGTGGGCTACGGCTGCACGTACCGCTGCCCGGAGCCCACGCGCATCGCCGTCCTGCCGGTGGGCTACTACGACGGCTACCCGCGCCTCGCGTCCGGCAAGGCGCACGTGCTGGTGAACGGGCGGCGGTGCGCGGTGCTGGGGCGCGTGATGATGAACCACCTGATGGTGGACGTGACGCGCGCGACGAATGACGAGCGCCCCGTGACGGCCACGCTCCTGGGCCGCGACGGCGAGGAGTCCGTGTCCGCCGAGGCCCTGGCCGGCTGGGCGCAGACCATCCACTACGAGCTGGTGACGCGCCTGGGCGCGCACCTGCGCCGCGTGGTGGTGGAGTAGCGCTCCTTCGCCGGGGAGCGCGCTACTCCCGCGGCGTGCCCTCGGTGAGCCCGGACGAGGGCGCCGTCACCGGCGCCGGGGGCTGCACCTTCCAGCGGCGGTGCAGCCACAGCCACTGCTCCGGGTGCCTGCGGATGGCGCGCTCCAGCGCCGCGGTGACGCGCGCGGTGTGCTCGGTGATGGGGTCCGCGCACTCGCCGGGCCCGGGCGGGAGGATGGGGCCCTCTATCTCCAGCATGTAGCGCGCGCCGGGGCCCGGAGGCCGCACGCCCATCACCACGAACACCGGCACGCCCGTGCGCTCGGCGGCCACCGCCATGGCGGGCGTCGTGGACGCGAGCCGCCCGAAGAAGGGCACGAACACCGCGGACTTCGCGGGCAGCGCCTGGTCCAGCAGCATGTACGCGGACTCGCCGCGGTTCACCGCGTCCGTAATCTCCTGGATGGCGCCCTTCGGGTAGATGAGCCCCGCGCCCGCGTCCAGCCGGTTCTGCGCGATGCGCGTGTTCAGCGCGCCCTTGAGCGGCCGCACCAGCGCGTTGAGCGGGATGCCCCAGCGGATCAGCATCTGGCCCACCAGCTCCCAGTTGCCGAAGTGCGCCGTCACCAGCAGCGCGCCCTTGCCCGTGGCCACGTGCGCCTTCAGCGCCGCGAACGCCTCCTCCCCCACGATGCCCTGCTGGTCCCAGTCCGGCGTCATCCGGTCCCCGGACGGCAGGGACTCCACCACCACGCGCGCCATGGTGAGGTACGCGCCTCGCGCGATGGCGTGGCGCTCGGCTTCACTCTTCTCCGGCATCGCCTGCGCCAGGTTGTCCAGCGCCACCTTGCGGCGGATGCCCAGCGTGTAGGCCAGGTTCGCCACGAAGCGCGCGAGCGCATCCCGCGCCTTCGGTGACAGGGCCGTGAGCAGCGCCCAGACGCCGCGCGTCAGGAACGCCATGATGGGGCCCGGCGGCGAACCGATGATGCGGCGCAGGTGCTCCGGCGGCCTTTTCCCCTCGGGAGGGGTGTTCGTTTGCGGTGACAGCGGATGCGAAGAGAGGGGAGCGGACACGGCGGCGCACTCCACCGCGAACAGGACCTGACAGCAAGGTCACGCACTGAATGCGCATCGCTACCTTGGCAGGCTGCTCTGGTCCAGACTGCGTGGCCATGCCCAACCTGCTCCGACCGGTGGCGCTGGCCACCGTTACCTTCCTTGCGGCATGCGGTGCCCGACAGGGCAACGCTCCCGCTCCCGGCTCTGTCGAAACGCCGCCTGTCGTTCAAGCGCCCGCCGCGCCCAGGCCGCCCGCGCTGCGGCTGCCGGACGACGTGCGGCCCACGAAGTACGCCATCGTCCTGAAGATGGATCCGAAGGCGGAGTCCTTCGAGGGCACCGTCGACGTGATGCTGGAGGTGGCCAAGGCCACGAACGTCATCTGGATGCACGGCAAGGGCCTCATCGTGAAGGAGGCCACGCTGGAGCAGGGCGGCGTCACGCAGACGCTCAAGCCCTCCTCCTCCGGCGAGGACTTCCTCGGCCTGACGCTGGAGAAGCCGCTGGCGGTGGGCGGCGCGAAGCTGCACCTCGCGTACACGGGCACCGCGTCCGAGCACGAGACGTCCGGCGCCTTCCGCGTCAACGAGGATGGCGAGTGGTACATCTACACGCAGTTCGAGCCGCTGGGCGCGCGCCGCGCGTTCCCGTCCTTCGACGAGCCCGGCTTCAAGGTGCCCTGGCAGCTCACCTTCCACGTGCCGGAAGGCAACGTGGCCGTCACCAACACGCCGCAGCTCGCGGAGGAGAAGGGCGCGGACGGCTGGCACATCTACCGCTTCGCCCCCACGCAGCCGCTGCCCAGCTATCTCATCGCCTTCGGCGTGGGCCCGTTCGACTTCCTGCCCGCGCGCGACGCGGGCCAGAAGCACGTGAAGATGCGCGTCATCACGCCCCGCGGCCGGGCCAGTGAGGGCGCGTGGGCCGCGAAGGTGTCGCCCGAAATCCTGGAGCGCCTGGAGGGATACTTCGGCATCCCCTACGCCTACGAGAAGCTGGACCTGCTCGCGGTGCCGCTGATGGGCGGCGCCATGGAGAATCCGGGCCTCGTGACGTTCAACTCGCGCCTCGTGCTGGCGAAGCCGGAGGAGGACTCCGTGGGGCGCCAGCGCGCGTTCGTGGGCACCCAGGTGCACGAGCTGGCGCACCAGTGGTTTGGCGACCTGGTCACCATGGCGTGGTGGGACGACCTGTGGCTCAACGAGTCCTTCGCCTCGTGGATGACCCCGCGCATCGTGGAGTCGTACCAGCCCACGTGGGACGCGCCGGTGGAGCGCGTGCAGGACCGCAACGGCGCGCTGGACGCGGACAGCCTGGTGGCCGCGCGCTTCATCCGCCAGCCCATCCACGACGCGGGTGACATCCAGAACGCCTTCGACGGCATCACCTACGGCAAGGGCAGCGCGGTGCTGGCCATGGCGGAGACGTGGCTGGGCCGCGACGTCTTCCAGAAGGGCATCCAGCGCTACATCCGCGCGCACGCGGGCAGGAACGCCACCGCGAAGGACTTCCTGGACGCGCTGTCCGCCGAGTCCGGCAAGGACGTGGCCCAGGTGATGAACAGCTTCCTGGACCAGACGGGCGCGCCCTTCATCGCCGCCACCCTGCTGTGCGACGGCGGCAAGCCGCGCGTGGCCCTCACCCAGCAGCGCTACGTGCGCCTGGGCTCCAAGGCCCCGGACGCGCAGTCCTGGAAGGTGCCGGTGTGCGTGAAGTACCCGGGCGAGGGCAAGGACGCCACCGCGTGCACGCTGATGACGGAAGAGAAGGCGGAGGTCGCGCTGCCGGAGGCGAAGGCGTGCCCGGCGTGGGTGTTCCCCAACGCGGACGGCGCGGGCTACTACCGCCTGCGGCTGGCCGACGACACGCGCGCGAAGCTGATGAAGTCCGGCCTGAAGAGGCTCTCGCGCGCGGAGCGGGTGGTGCTCCTGAGCGACTCGCTGGCGCTGGCGCAGGCGGGGCTGATGCCCGCGGCGGACGCGCTGCCGCTGCTCACGGGCGTGGCGGAGGACCCGGACCGGCAGGTGCTGGAGGCGGGCCTGGAGCTGATGGACCTGGTGTCGTCGCGGCTGCTCACGCAGGCGCAGGACGCGGACCGCGCCCGCTACGTCCGCGACACCTTCGGACCGCGCGCGCGCAAGCTGGGCTTCAAGCCTCGCGCGGGTGAGAGCGAGGACGTGCGCCTCCTGCGCCCGCGCCTGCTGATGCTCGCCGGCAACGAGGGCAACGACCCGAAGCTCATCGCGGAGGCGCGCGCGCTGACGGAGCAGTGGCTCAAGGACCGCAAGGCGGTGGCGCCGGACGTGGTGTTCGCGGTGCTCGCCATCGCGGTGGAGCACGGGGACGCGGCCCTGCACGCGAAGCTGATGGAGGCCCTGCGCGCGGAGAAGAGCCGCTACCAGCGGCAGCAGCTGCTGGGCGGCCTGAGCCACACCACCGACCCCCAGCTCGTGAAGGCGAACCTGGAGCTGCTGCTCGACCCGAAGCAGGACGTGCGGGAGAACCTGTGGCTCTTGATGGGCGCGTCGCGCGACCCGCGCACCCGCGACACCGCGGTGGAGTTCCTGAAGACGCACTTCGACGCGCTGGTGGGCACCGACGACAAGCCGGGCCTGCTGCCGGAGGGAATGGGCTCGCGGCTGCCGTACATGGCCGCCAACGACTGCGACGCGGGCAAGCGCCAGGAGTTCGCCGCGTTCTTCGAGCCGCGCGTCGGCAAGCTGCCCGGCTCCGAGCGCGTGCTG
This genomic interval carries:
- a CDS encoding sigma-70 family RNA polymerase sigma factor → MTARGKTEPAGALSVLQERLAQALDAAQRSWPDIALEGPRFAAHLARLVPADGHEDAWGRLHLADVYLARAAADGVPAALTTFEQRLMPEVDAAVARLKLPPAGLDEVRQALRQRMLVGSAEAPARLAAYPGTGPLAGWVRAAALWLALDWQRQRSGQAQSEDGDLSMLVAPGDDPELAYLKQTYRAEFSASFQAALAALSARQRNFLRLKYLDGLGIDQLGALYGVHRSTAARWVVGAQEELLDGTRQRLTERLRLTRSQLDSVLRLISSQLDVSLSRLLRTPSE
- a CDS encoding serine hydrolase domain-containing protein; amino-acid sequence: MKRLFVALWVLLGAGPAFAQAPAGKPASPLESSAEAATAPDAKASSEFPPEVQRALDALVRADLKVGPTAGLSVGVMRGGQRWMNGYGYRDLAKKLPATVRTTYRMASITKSFTAVAVMQLAQAGKLDLDADIHTLVPEYPVKQWPVTVRQLLGHLGGVPTYDSPSAGNNTRPVTTKEAIALFADRPLVSEPGTRYLYTTWGFNLLGAAVETASGQSYREYLRDHVFGPANMSHADLDELSTRDAQQAVGYRVSGATLKPSRFLDVTSRFGGGGTRATVEDLLNFARAVMNNTLVSRETMGRMQATMATRDGRITDYGMGFATYPLRGHYIVAHAGGQPETTTLLVLLPAEDTAIALATNVEDEAKRLRRLSIRLMETVLDEGAPGRGGHLTDPVDAVVYEGMGRLTSYGLAYHDWATRGPGTLPPEKDLPGAFAKVSALFDRAAIARDSRGAMERIRGAHEPRAESVFIRVGAHMAATVEKALGVERLRAYRTQGAAGFFADYLAACETLKCPEAERFSPSLRSDVARFVAGWKRAEVPALKRTRLEAVKDPERVWPSLKEAAARAPVVRPDYTDEMLTLADRAKRKPADRMRWLERATDLQPDSMDAHLARAMGLLEADREQEAIPHVREAFETPEGALVLSPAGFLKRLLDIRSPKVARGLLRAAVTLHPDAPELWDALAKRERALGDASAAKNALAQAKRARQVRAGQEARAPKAPGAGAPSGGAPTQDKAGSTSPTAPVEPESSPEP
- a CDS encoding M1 family metallopeptidase, with the translated sequence MPNLLRPVALATVTFLAACGARQGNAPAPGSVETPPVVQAPAAPRPPALRLPDDVRPTKYAIVLKMDPKAESFEGTVDVMLEVAKATNVIWMHGKGLIVKEATLEQGGVTQTLKPSSSGEDFLGLTLEKPLAVGGAKLHLAYTGTASEHETSGAFRVNEDGEWYIYTQFEPLGARRAFPSFDEPGFKVPWQLTFHVPEGNVAVTNTPQLAEEKGADGWHIYRFAPTQPLPSYLIAFGVGPFDFLPARDAGQKHVKMRVITPRGRASEGAWAAKVSPEILERLEGYFGIPYAYEKLDLLAVPLMGGAMENPGLVTFNSRLVLAKPEEDSVGRQRAFVGTQVHELAHQWFGDLVTMAWWDDLWLNESFASWMTPRIVESYQPTWDAPVERVQDRNGALDADSLVAARFIRQPIHDAGDIQNAFDGITYGKGSAVLAMAETWLGRDVFQKGIQRYIRAHAGRNATAKDFLDALSAESGKDVAQVMNSFLDQTGAPFIAATLLCDGGKPRVALTQQRYVRLGSKAPDAQSWKVPVCVKYPGEGKDATACTLMTEEKAEVALPEAKACPAWVFPNADGAGYYRLRLADDTRAKLMKSGLKRLSRAERVVLLSDSLALAQAGLMPAADALPLLTGVAEDPDRQVLEAGLELMDLVSSRLLTQAQDADRARYVRDTFGPRARKLGFKPRAGESEDVRLLRPRLLMLAGNEGNDPKLIAEARALTEQWLKDRKAVAPDVVFAVLAIAVEHGDAALHAKLMEALRAEKSRYQRQQLLGGLSHTTDPQLVKANLELLLDPKQDVRENLWLLMGASRDPRTRDTAVEFLKTHFDALVGTDDKPGLLPEGMGSRLPYMAANDCDAGKRQEFAAFFEPRVGKLPGSERVLRQVMEIVDQCVALKEAQGASIGAFLSGKPAKAPQAAPAPR
- a CDS encoding lysophospholipid acyltransferase family protein, encoding MSAPLSSHPLSPQTNTPPEGKRPPEHLRRIIGSPPGPIMAFLTRGVWALLTALSPKARDALARFVANLAYTLGIRRKVALDNLAQAMPEKSEAERHAIARGAYLTMARVVVESLPSGDRMTPDWDQQGIVGEEAFAALKAHVATGKGALLVTAHFGNWELVGQMLIRWGIPLNALVRPLKGALNTRIAQNRLDAGAGLIYPKGAIQEITDAVNRGESAYMLLDQALPAKSAVFVPFFGRLASTTPAMAVAAERTGVPVFVVMGVRPPGPGARYMLEIEGPILPPGPGECADPITEHTARVTAALERAIRRHPEQWLWLHRRWKVQPPAPVTAPSSGLTEGTPRE
- a CDS encoding metallophosphoesterase, whose protein sequence is MRTLFIGDVHGCSAELDALLKACDWKPGDRVVLVGDLVAKGPDSAGVVLRAREHGFLAVKGNHDAHVLRWHGGRAAKGKKLKPEHRQVLDTLSAADWAWMERLPSYLRFPELNAVAVHAGLVPGVALEEQKEEFLFNLRSIAADGTPSKRLEAGAPWGSLWKGPELVIFGHDAMRGLQQHPFAVGLDSGCVYGGKLTAYVLPEGRFYSVPAARAYMAL
- a CDS encoding YIP1 family protein encodes the protein MTPSCPSCQAPFTPGAETCARCGASLLVAPSFGGADPVCAVHPEWRSVATCQRCGAFACARCLRQGPEGAICATCHEREPLAPLPWDQRSELGLFKAFWRTCFGMLVRPADIVRGVNPDGSVGSSLGFALLTAIVGFVPTCLAYLVLLGAAMSFLPGLNSGASGTDPKAVRLWAVGFMAVWTVLVPLFATGITLVNAGLDHLILRMGGVTRGFSVTLRAYALSQAPYIAGVIPFVALYAAPFWATGLRLYTYRTLHRTSWGTAVAGALALPVLSTCLCCGGYAAFMFFAFKSAGKV
- the alr gene encoding alanine racemase yields the protein MEEVSGGLGAGLGAGPGDAVYSSWLEVSASHLQHNVAAFRALESSGPTPRALGVVLKGNAYGHGLAQVLPLVHAGVDVLYFIAPQDALTVRAHESAHGLPARQVVVLGAVAPEEAVVLARQGIDVVVADRSWADAVPALRAAKLPRPLRVHVHIDTGLGREGFTLDQLPRETRFLADAPDVFEPVGVLSHFANTEDVTEQGYALAQLDAFETALKHLDAQLRPSKPLQRHIAASAAALVLPRARYEAARVGISLYGLWPSPETRLSARLVLGELPVLKPVLSWRCRSQVVKWLPAGAYVGYGCTYRCPEPTRIAVLPVGYYDGYPRLASGKAHVLVNGRRCAVLGRVMMNHLMVDVTRATNDERPVTATLLGRDGEESVSAEALAGWAQTIHYELVTRLGAHLRRVVVE